Genomic segment of Candidatus Eisenbacteria bacterium:
CCCTGGCCGCGACGATCCCGGGCGCGATCACGATCGGCTGCGACGTGACCCGCGACGAGGAGATCGACGCGGTCGCCAGGCAGCTCGGCGAGCGCTGGGGCTCGATCGAGATGCTCGTGCACGGCATCGCGTTCGCGCGCAAGGAGGACCTCGAGGGCGGCTTCGTCGCGACGCCGCGCGAGGGCTTCCAGCTCGCGCTCGAGGTGAGCGCGTACTCGTACCTCAACGTCGTCCACCGCACGCTGCCGCTGCTCGAGAAGAACGGCGCGAGCGTCCTCACGCTCACCTACCTCGCCGCCACCCGGGCGATCCGCAACTACAACGTCATGGGCAGCGCCAAGGCGGTGCTCGAACAGGCGACGCGGCAGATGGCGTTCGAGCTGGGCGCGCGCGGGATTCGCGTGAACGCCCTGTCGGCGGGCCCGGTGAACACGCTCGCGGCGCGCGGCATTCGCGGATTCACCGAGATGCTCAAGGAGCACGCCGGCCAGGCGCCGCTCGCGCGCGGCATCACCAAGGAGGAGGTCGGAACCGCCGGCCTGTTCCTGCTCTCCGACCTGGCGAGCGGCATCACCGGCACGACGCTCTACGT
This window contains:
- a CDS encoding enoyl-ACP reductase; translation: MYGIDLQGRHALVMGVANHRSLSWAIAECVARAGAQVCLTYASERLRPDVEALAATIPGAITIGCDVTRDEEIDAVARQLGERWGSIEMLVHGIAFARKEDLEGGFVATPREGFQLALEVSAYSYLNVVHRTLPLLEKNGASVLTLTYLAATRAIRNYNVMGSAKAVLEQATRQMAFELGARGIRVNALSAGPVNTLAARGIRGFTEMLKEHAGQAPLARGITKEEVGTAGLFLLSDLASGITGTTLYVDAGWHILGM